Proteins co-encoded in one Streptomyces roseochromogenus subsp. oscitans DS 12.976 genomic window:
- a CDS encoding SigE family RNA polymerase sigma factor, with protein sequence MAEVLELSVARGTAALRPPRALRPRTPGGMPVIAPMPAARPARIPGQRDGSDEAAATAAAGTTVDHLTETYRAHYRSLLGLAALLLDDTASCEDVVQEAFIRVHSARKRVRDPEKTLAYLRQTVVNLSRSTLRRRILGLKLLSKPMPDMASAEEGAYDQLERRDLIKAMKGLQRRQREVLVLRYFADMTEAQVAETLGISLGSVKAYGSRGIAALRVAMEAPA encoded by the coding sequence GTGGCAGAGGTACTCGAACTCAGCGTGGCCCGCGGCACGGCGGCCCTTCGGCCGCCCCGTGCGCTCCGGCCCCGCACGCCCGGCGGCATGCCGGTGATCGCGCCCATGCCCGCAGCGCGGCCCGCCCGCATACCCGGTCAGCGTGACGGCTCCGACGAGGCCGCGGCGACGGCCGCCGCCGGGACGACCGTCGACCACCTCACCGAGACCTACCGGGCGCACTACCGCTCGCTGCTCGGCCTCGCCGCTCTGCTCCTCGACGACACCGCCTCCTGCGAGGACGTCGTCCAGGAGGCCTTCATCCGCGTCCACTCCGCCCGCAAGCGCGTCCGTGACCCCGAGAAGACCCTCGCGTACCTCCGACAGACGGTCGTCAACCTCTCCCGCTCCACGCTGCGTAGGCGCATCCTCGGCCTGAAGCTGCTCTCCAAGCCGATGCCGGACATGGCGAGCGCGGAGGAGGGAGCCTACGACCAGCTGGAGCGGCGCGACCTCATCAAGGCGATGAAGGGCCTGCAGCGCCGCCAGCGCGAGGTCTTGGTGCTGCGCTACTTCGCGGACATGACCGAGGCCCAGGTCGCCGAGACCCTCGGGATCTCGCTGGGTTCGGTGAAGGCGTACGGCTCGCGGGGCATCGCCGCGCTGCGCGTGGCCATGGAGGCACCGGCATGA